The following coding sequences are from one Campylobacter sp. RM16187 window:
- the trxA gene encoding thioredoxin, which yields MGKYIELTSANFDVAKEGVALVDFWAPWCGPCRMLAPVIDELAEEFDGKAKICKVNTDEVQDLAVEFGIRSIPTLLFFKNGEVVEQMVGAQSKQAIADKINSLL from the coding sequence ATGGGAAAATACATTGAGCTTACATCGGCTAACTTCGACGTAGCCAAAGAGGGTGTTGCACTTGTTGATTTCTGGGCGCCTTGGTGCGGACCTTGCAGAATGCTTGCTCCGGTTATTGATGAGCTTGCGGAAGAATTTGACGGCAAAGCCAAAATTTGCAAGGTAAATACAGATGAGGTTCAAGATCTGGCGGTTGAGTTTGGCATAAGATCAATTCCTACATTGCTATTCTTTAAAAATGGCGAAGTTGTTGAACAAATGGTAGGAGCTCAATCAAAACAAGCAATAGCAGATAAGATAAATTCGCTTCTTTAA
- a CDS encoding aryl-sulfate sulfotransferase has translation MKTKSLLSSVLVASMLVCGATTSALALGGPSGAALDYQVAGKLGGVYMDPYGLSPLSAIIMNGGYVIEDAAVKILPKKGGEILSYKVGPQSLKTYGGIPVVGLYANYQNEVEVEYTRVFKGEKEKIKESYKIYTAPYYQTMIGTSGANAAPYKEVKVHKVDSEFKDRMYLVNNVIGKAAGRNSNFVWNNPIGGAAEWNYLSNVFVVDTQGEVRWYMNADKLLNFNDMYNTGIMMGFQQANDGAITWGFGQRYVKYDLMGREIFNRRLPLGYQDFSHSLDNMQNGNYLIRVANSNYKRADGKNVRTVRDVIIEVDSASGKVVDEWKLYDILDPHRSDVIKVLDQGAVCLNVDESHAGQTISEEELAKLDTSDKFGDIAGTGAGRNWAHVNSVDYDPSDDSIIISPRHQNAVIKIGRDKKVKWILGAYKGWKGEFKNKLLTPIDAKGNKIICEDEFTKCPGYLDEKGGFDWTYTQHTAFRIDEKSKKGLIYITVFDNGDSRGFEQPALASMKYSRGVIYKIDESKMTVEQVWEYGKNRGSEWFSPITSLTRYEADKNSIMVYSATAGMQYDLSKGKMLGAPKPEIDEFKWGETEPSVQIQFIGTGSAYQAFPISIQKAFEK, from the coding sequence ATGAAAACAAAATCTTTGCTTTCATCGGTTTTAGTTGCAAGTATGCTGGTATGCGGCGCTACTACATCCGCACTTGCACTAGGAGGACCAAGCGGAGCGGCTCTTGATTATCAAGTCGCCGGAAAACTGGGCGGGGTGTATATGGATCCTTATGGACTATCTCCTTTAAGCGCTATCATAATGAACGGCGGATACGTAATAGAAGATGCTGCGGTTAAAATTTTGCCTAAAAAGGGAGGTGAAATTTTAAGCTACAAAGTAGGTCCTCAAAGCCTAAAAACTTACGGCGGAATTCCCGTAGTAGGGCTTTATGCGAACTATCAAAACGAGGTTGAAGTAGAATACACTAGAGTTTTTAAAGGAGAAAAAGAAAAGATTAAAGAGAGTTATAAAATTTACACCGCGCCTTATTATCAAACCATGATAGGCACTAGCGGCGCGAATGCCGCTCCTTACAAGGAGGTAAAGGTGCATAAGGTGGATAGTGAATTTAAAGATAGAATGTATCTTGTTAATAACGTCATCGGCAAGGCTGCGGGCAGGAATTCCAACTTCGTCTGGAACAACCCTATCGGCGGAGCTGCGGAGTGGAATTATCTATCAAACGTATTTGTAGTAGATACTCAGGGCGAAGTTCGCTGGTATATGAACGCAGACAAGCTCTTAAATTTTAACGATATGTATAATACGGGCATTATGATGGGATTTCAGCAGGCAAACGACGGGGCGATCACTTGGGGATTTGGTCAAAGATACGTTAAATACGACCTAATGGGACGCGAAATTTTTAATCGCAGACTACCGCTTGGATATCAAGACTTCTCTCATTCGCTTGATAATATGCAAAACGGCAACTACCTAATTAGAGTTGCGAATTCAAACTACAAAAGAGCCGACGGCAAAAACGTCCGCACCGTTAGAGACGTGATAATCGAAGTCGATAGTGCAAGCGGCAAGGTCGTAGACGAGTGGAAGCTATACGATATCCTTGATCCTCATAGAAGCGACGTTATCAAGGTGCTTGATCAAGGTGCGGTCTGCTTAAACGTAGATGAGAGCCATGCGGGACAAACCATAAGCGAAGAGGAGCTTGCTAAGCTTGACACCAGCGATAAATTCGGCGATATCGCAGGAACGGGAGCCGGACGAAACTGGGCGCACGTAAATAGCGTGGATTACGATCCGAGCGATGATAGTATCATCATAAGCCCTCGCCATCAAAACGCCGTTATAAAAATCGGACGCGACAAAAAGGTTAAATGGATACTTGGAGCTTATAAGGGCTGGAAGGGCGAATTTAAAAACAAGCTCTTAACGCCGATTGACGCAAAGGGCAATAAAATCATCTGCGAAGATGAATTTACGAAATGTCCGGGGTATTTGGACGAAAAGGGCGGATTTGACTGGACTTATACTCAACACACCGCGTTTAGGATAGACGAAAAATCCAAAAAAGGACTTATCTATATCACCGTTTTTGATAACGGCGATTCGCGCGGATTTGAGCAGCCTGCGTTAGCGTCTATGAAGTATAGTCGCGGCGTTATCTATAAGATAGACGAGAGTAAAATGACCGTCGAGCAGGTTTGGGAATACGGCAAAAACCGCGGATCGGAGTGGTTTAGCCCTATAACCTCCTTAACAAGATATGAGGCGGATAAAAACTCTATCATGGTGTATTCCGCAACGGCAGGTATGCAATACGATCTATCAAAAGGTAAGATGTTAGGCGCTCCAAAGCCTGAGATAGACGAATTTAAATGGGGAGAAACCGAGCCGAGCGTGCAAATTCAGTTTATAGGCACGGGCTCAGCCTATCAAGCGTTTCCTATAAGCATACAAAAGGCTTTTGAGAAGTGA
- the dsbI gene encoding protein-disulfide oxidoreductase DsbI, with the protein MNLIDKISSWQDSRFPWLLMTFVSVALVVLAHSLFQKYVYMPPCEQCVYIRFAFLCMAFGGIIAAINPKNLALALIGYLFSFWGAIQGIMYSVKLAKIHTAVHGDDPFGVQGCSTDPTYPFNLPLHEWAPDWFLPTGDCGYDNPIVPDGVTLSGLQKYLVDLYADGWYLIPSKHFMSMADCTLLGFGLCLIILLVMAVSKVITLVNNSKKV; encoded by the coding sequence ATGAACCTCATAGATAAAATTTCGTCTTGGCAAGATAGCAGATTTCCTTGGCTGCTCATGACTTTTGTGAGTGTTGCGCTGGTAGTTTTAGCGCACTCACTCTTTCAAAAGTACGTCTACATGCCGCCTTGCGAGCAGTGCGTATATATAAGATTTGCCTTTTTATGCATGGCTTTTGGAGGCATCATTGCAGCTATCAACCCTAAAAATTTAGCCCTTGCGCTTATAGGCTATCTGTTTTCTTTTTGGGGCGCGATCCAAGGCATAATGTATAGCGTAAAGCTCGCTAAAATTCACACCGCCGTTCATGGCGATGATCCGTTTGGCGTTCAAGGATGCTCAACCGATCCGACCTATCCGTTTAACTTGCCGCTTCACGAGTGGGCGCCTGACTGGTTTTTGCCAACGGGTGATTGCGGATATGATAATCCTATAGTTCCTGACGGAGTTACTTTAAGCGGACTGCAAAAATATCTTGTGGATCTTTATGCAGACGGCTGGTATCTGATACCTTCAAAGCACTTTATGTCGATGGCTGACTGCACGCTTTTAGGCTTTGGCTTATGCTTAATCATTCTACTTGTCATGGCGGTTTCAAAGGTCATCACTCTAGTTAACAACTCTAAAAAGGTCTGA
- the trxB gene encoding thioredoxin-disulfide reductase produces MLDLAIIGGGPAGLSAGLYATRGGLKNVVMFEKGEPGGQITGSSEIENYPGQKNPGESGMDFMSTWAPQCMKFGLKHEMVNIIRVSQNADKTFKIVFDGGKEESAKSVIIATGSTPRSAGFKGEDEFFGRGVSTCATCDGFFYKNKEVAVLGGGDTAIEEAIYLANICSKVYIIHRREGFRAAPTTLEKARKNEKIEFITSATIKEAYGDKMGLNGLILNTKDGERDLKVPGIFTFVGLNVNNEILKQENGEFLCKMTNEGQVDVNLKMQTNIPGLFAAGDIRKDAPKQVVVAAGDGAVAALSALSYVESLS; encoded by the coding sequence ATGTTGGATTTAGCTATCATAGGTGGTGGTCCCGCAGGACTAAGTGCCGGACTTTATGCGACTCGCGGCGGACTTAAAAATGTTGTTATGTTTGAAAAAGGCGAACCTGGTGGACAAATCACGGGAAGCTCCGAGATAGAAAACTATCCTGGCCAAAAAAATCCGGGCGAGAGCGGAATGGATTTCATGAGCACTTGGGCTCCTCAATGTATGAAATTTGGATTAAAACACGAGATGGTAAACATAATAAGAGTTAGCCAAAATGCAGATAAAACCTTTAAAATCGTATTTGACGGAGGAAAAGAGGAAAGTGCAAAATCTGTAATCATAGCTACCGGCTCAACTCCTCGTAGTGCAGGCTTTAAGGGCGAAGATGAGTTCTTCGGAAGAGGCGTAAGCACCTGCGCTACATGCGACGGATTTTTTTATAAAAATAAAGAAGTTGCCGTTCTTGGTGGCGGCGATACTGCTATAGAAGAGGCGATTTATCTTGCCAATATCTGTTCTAAAGTCTATATCATACATAGACGAGAGGGTTTTCGCGCGGCTCCAACGACTTTGGAAAAGGCTCGCAAAAACGAGAAGATAGAATTTATCACAAGCGCTACCATAAAAGAGGCTTATGGCGATAAAATGGGTCTTAACGGACTTATATTAAATACAAAAGATGGAGAGCGCGATCTAAAAGTTCCTGGAATTTTCACATTCGTGGGACTAAATGTCAACAATGAAATTTTAAAGCAAGAAAATGGTGAATTTCTATGTAAAATGACAAACGAAGGTCAGGTAGATGTAAATCTAAAAATGCAAACAAATATACCGGGACTCTTTGCCGCTGGAGACATCAGAAAAGATGCTCCAAAACAAGTCGTAGTAGCTGCAGGAGATGGCGCAGTAGCTGCTCTTTCTGCGTTAAGCTACGTAGAAAGCCTAAGCTAA
- a CDS encoding branched-chain amino acid transaminase: protein MNPSEFIWMDGKLVKWEDAKVHVLTHSLHYANAVFEGTRAYKTDKGLAIFRLQDHTNRLLKSAKMTILNCTYTQKELENAQIELLTANKFNGNVYIRPIIFLGYGIMGLAHTKAPVNTAIAAWEWGAYLGDEGLEKGIRVKISSFAKLNPAGQMNRAKASSNYLSSQMANYEAKDAGYDEALLLDSEGFVAEGPGECFFIVENGTIVTPPNDNSLASITQDTVIKIAKDLGYEVRRERITRDQAYVADEAFFTGTAAEVTPISSIDARVIGSGKRGEITKKLQDAYFDVVYGRNPKYASMLTYI from the coding sequence ATGAACCCTTCTGAATTTATTTGGATGGATGGAAAATTGGTTAAATGGGAAGATGCTAAAGTGCATGTTTTAACCCACTCGCTTCACTATGCAAATGCCGTATTTGAAGGCACAAGGGCTTATAAAACTGATAAAGGTTTAGCGATTTTTCGTTTACAAGATCACACAAACAGGCTTTTAAAGTCTGCAAAAATGACAATTTTAAACTGTACTTATACTCAAAAAGAGCTTGAAAATGCACAAATAGAGCTTTTAACGGCAAATAAATTTAACGGCAACGTATATATTCGCCCGATTATATTTTTAGGTTACGGCATTATGGGACTAGCTCACACAAAAGCTCCTGTAAATACCGCAATAGCCGCATGGGAGTGGGGTGCTTATCTTGGCGATGAGGGGCTTGAAAAGGGCATTAGAGTTAAAATTTCAAGCTTTGCCAAGCTAAATCCGGCAGGTCAAATGAATAGAGCAAAAGCAAGCTCAAACTACCTAAGCTCGCAAATGGCAAATTACGAAGCAAAAGATGCGGGCTACGATGAAGCTCTGCTTTTAGACAGCGAAGGCTTCGTGGCTGAGGGTCCTGGCGAGTGCTTTTTTATAGTTGAAAACGGCACTATCGTAACACCTCCAAACGATAATAGCCTAGCAAGCATTACTCAAGATACCGTTATCAAGATTGCTAAAGATTTAGGCTATGAAGTTCGCCGCGAGCGAATTACTAGAGATCAGGCTTACGTGGCCGATGAGGCTTTCTTCACGGGCACGGCAGCTGAGGTAACTCCGATAAGCAGTATCGATGCTAGGGTTATCGGAAGCGGAAAACGCGGAGAGATCACTAAAAAACTGCAAGATGCTTATTTTGACGTAGTTTACGGACGAAACCCAAAATATGCTTCAATGCTAACTTATATTTAA
- the dapB gene encoding 4-hydroxy-tetrahydrodipicolinate reductase, whose translation MIKIGIHGASGKMGRMIIECLKYSKEAVLTAAYTIEPIDFALNTVVTDSFEELFENCDVVIDFTIKDGAINLINYARTNPKPLVIGTTGLGEDGAQLIAQASNTMPILQATNMSLGVAVLNRLAAIASKTLKEFDIEIVEQHHRHKKDSPSGTALTLAERVANARDLNIKEVMVTGREGLIGARSKDEIAVLAVRGGDVVGRHTVGFYNDGEFIELNHTATSRATFAKGAIKAAIWLASQKNGLYGIDDCLGF comes from the coding sequence ATGATAAAAATCGGAATTCACGGCGCAAGTGGAAAAATGGGAAGAATGATAATAGAGTGCTTAAAATATAGCAAAGAAGCTGTTTTAACTGCCGCTTATACGATAGAGCCTATTGATTTTGCCCTTAATACAGTGGTAACGGATAGTTTTGAGGAGCTATTTGAAAATTGTGATGTAGTAATTGATTTTACTATAAAAGATGGGGCAATAAATCTAATAAATTATGCAAGAACCAATCCAAAACCACTAGTAATAGGCACAACAGGACTTGGAGAGGATGGAGCTCAGCTAATAGCTCAAGCCTCAAATACGATGCCTATACTGCAAGCTACCAATATGAGTCTTGGTGTGGCTGTGCTAAACCGCCTTGCAGCAATAGCCTCAAAGACGCTAAAAGAATTTGACATAGAGATAGTAGAGCAGCACCATAGACATAAAAAAGACTCCCCAAGCGGTACTGCGCTAACTCTTGCAGAGCGTGTGGCAAATGCACGAGATTTGAATATAAAAGAAGTTATGGTAACAGGCAGAGAGGGTCTAATAGGAGCAAGAAGCAAAGATGAGATCGCGGTTTTAGCGGTGCGCGGAGGAGATGTTGTGGGGCGACATACTGTTGGATTTTATAACGATGGAGAATTTATAGAGTTAAATCATACTGCAACGAGTCGTGCAACATTCGCCAAAGGCGCGATTAAAGCCGCTATCTGGCTAGCCTCTCAAAAAAACGGACTATACGGTATTGATGATTGTCTAGGGTTTTAA
- a CDS encoding thiol:disulfide interchange protein DsbA/DsbL: MKSLLTKTTKILAAALLFGAVSANAFTEGKDYIVLEKPLSVENGTLTKVFSYACPFCYKYDKSVTPKVVEKVADLKYMPYHLKTKAEYGEAASKILAVLAVKDEAKGISWLDFKKAKFAYYKAYHDKKERWGGGKDIEAFLKTGLEAAGITMDEYKKELENPKVIELLKKWDESYDAAKIQGVPAFIVNGKYLIYTSSITSVEGFASLIEELLKK; the protein is encoded by the coding sequence ATGAAATCTCTACTTACGAAGACGACTAAAATTTTAGCCGCCGCTTTGCTTTTTGGCGCCGTTAGCGCTAACGCTTTTACCGAAGGTAAAGACTATATAGTCCTTGAAAAACCTCTAAGCGTGGAAAACGGGACACTGACAAAAGTTTTTAGCTACGCTTGCCCGTTTTGCTATAAGTATGATAAAAGCGTAACTCCAAAAGTAGTTGAAAAGGTTGCGGACTTAAAATATATGCCCTATCATCTAAAAACCAAAGCCGAATACGGAGAGGCGGCAAGTAAAATTTTAGCCGTTTTAGCCGTAAAAGACGAGGCTAAAGGGATTAGTTGGCTTGATTTTAAAAAGGCGAAATTCGCCTACTATAAAGCCTATCACGACAAAAAAGAGCGCTGGGGCGGAGGCAAAGACATCGAGGCGTTTTTAAAAACGGGGCTTGAGGCTGCGGGAATAACTATGGACGAATACAAAAAAGAGCTTGAAAATCCAAAAGTCATAGAACTTCTTAAAAAATGGGACGAAAGCTACGACGCGGCTAAAATTCAAGGAGTTCCTGCGTTTATCGTAAACGGCAAATATCTGATTTACACAAGCTCTATCACATCCGTAGAAGGCTTTGCAAGCCTTATAGAAGAGTTGCTTAAAAAATAG
- a CDS encoding DUF2393 domain-containing protein gives MLEYFNIFHILIIVILLLLSGLLAYLSKYEENKKIFTSLIVINFSVTLLIGIFLMFVVDKYTKKAILEGITKSRVLMNETVVIKGVIRNIGSFDISNCNIIVKLINDPISKEGLKGDAIFKPSGLSIFSWLKNDKDARPNTIEQKVSIAKNLKIREARNFSVSMPYPPYFKNTMFITKLDCY, from the coding sequence ATGCTAGAGTATTTTAATATTTTTCATATTCTGATAATTGTTATATTATTGCTTCTTTCAGGACTCTTGGCGTATCTGTCAAAATATGAAGAAAACAAAAAAATATTTACTTCTTTAATAGTTATAAATTTTAGCGTTACTCTTCTGATAGGGATATTTTTAATGTTTGTTGTGGACAAATATACTAAAAAAGCTATTTTAGAAGGCATTACTAAAAGTAGAGTTTTAATGAATGAAACCGTAGTAATTAAGGGTGTCATAAGAAATATAGGCTCATTTGATATATCTAACTGCAATATCATAGTAAAGCTGATAAATGACCCTATAAGTAAGGAAGGTTTAAAAGGCGATGCGATATTTAAACCAAGCGGATTATCTATATTTTCATGGCTTAAGAATGATAAAGATGCTCGTCCGAACACAATCGAGCAAAAGGTAAGTATTGCTAAAAATTTAAAGATAAGAGAGGCTAGAAATTTTAGTGTCTCTATGCCATATCCTCCGTATTTTAAAAATACTATGTTTATAACTAAGCTGGATTGCTATTAA
- the hisIE gene encoding bifunctional phosphoribosyl-AMP cyclohydrolase/phosphoribosyl-ATP diphosphatase HisIE, which yields MKIDWDKVGGMIPVVVQESTTNDVLMLAFMNKEALNLSVQTGFAHYFSRTKNRIWKKGEESGNVQKIDEIFLDCDNDTLLIKVEQIGGAACHTGKKSCFFRKFELNSSNKNLNLDSKLPDIKTNYQIIDKVYHEILDRKLNADPQKSYVASLFKKGENTILKKIGEEATEFVMACKDASNTKDEKSKNDLVYEAADLCFHSMVALAAHNIHPDRIKDELARRFGASGIEEKKSRDVR from the coding sequence ATGAAGATAGATTGGGATAAAGTCGGAGGGATGATACCTGTAGTAGTGCAAGAGAGCACTACAAATGATGTTTTAATGCTTGCTTTTATGAACAAAGAGGCTTTAAATTTAAGCGTTCAAACCGGCTTTGCCCACTATTTTTCACGCACAAAAAATAGAATTTGGAAAAAAGGCGAAGAGAGTGGCAATGTCCAAAAAATCGATGAGATATTTTTGGACTGCGATAACGACACGCTCTTAATCAAAGTAGAGCAAATAGGCGGAGCGGCTTGCCATACCGGTAAGAAATCTTGCTTTTTTAGGAAATTTGAGCTTAATTCAAGTAACAAGAACTTAAATTTAGATAGTAAATTGCCGGATATAAAGACAAATTACCAGATAATTGACAAAGTATATCACGAAATTTTAGATAGAAAACTCAACGCAGACCCCCAAAAGTCTTATGTGGCAAGCTTGTTTAAAAAGGGCGAAAACACAATACTTAAAAAGATCGGCGAAGAAGCGACTGAGTTTGTAATGGCTTGCAAAGATGCTTCCAATACCAAAGATGAAAAAAGTAAAAACGATTTGGTGTATGAGGCGGCTGATTTGTGCTTTCACTCTATGGTAGCACTTGCCGCTCATAATATTCACCCTGATCGCATCAAAGATGAGCTTGCTAGAAGGTTTGGAGCAAGTGGAATCGAGGAGAAAAAATCAAGAGATGTTAGATAA
- a CDS encoding DUF2393 domain-containing protein, translating into MLDKLKDGLSFYLEHLGWIDIAAYIWLVLMFFILFVVCIYVITRFHLLGFLLMLLNIVAFGVGIFYINRFLDENLRTRNLELISQKQLSYSNTLLVDLRLTNLSKNPFKYCRIDLKFYKPSGNKLRNQINMLRPIMKDKIFLKEIVDINETRRVQGVINNFRLSDYNITVSSECF; encoded by the coding sequence ATGTTAGATAAGCTAAAAGATGGACTAAGCTTCTATCTCGAGCATTTAGGCTGGATAGATATAGCGGCCTATATATGGCTTGTCTTGATGTTTTTTATCCTTTTTGTAGTTTGTATATATGTAATTACAAGATTTCATCTTTTAGGCTTTTTGTTGATGTTATTAAATATAGTAGCTTTTGGTGTCGGGATATTTTATATAAATCGTTTCTTGGATGAGAATTTGAGAACTAGAAATTTAGAACTAATATCACAAAAACAACTTTCATACTCAAATACTCTTTTGGTTGATTTAAGACTTACAAATTTATCAAAAAATCCATTTAAATATTGTAGGATTGATCTTAAATTTTATAAGCCTTCCGGAAATAAGCTTAGAAATCAAATAAATATGTTAAGACCGATCATGAAAGATAAGATATTTCTTAAAGAAATAGTGGATATCAACGAGACAAGGCGCGTTCAAGGTGTGATAAACAATTTTAGATTGAGTGATTATAACATAACAGTTAGTTCGGAGTGTTTTTAA
- the purF gene encoding amidophosphoribosyltransferase: MCAVVGVVNSKNAAKTAYYALFAMQHRGQEASGISASDNGYIRTIKATGLVTDVFDEKSFEILKGDMAIGHNRYSTAGSGSIDDAQPISANYNLGSISLVHNGNLINKDEIRQALIDEGAIFQSNMDTENIIHLIARSKKKHLKDRITEALKKIIGAYCLIIQSRHKIFAVRDKYGVRPLSIGKLKDGGYIIASETCAFDLVGAKFIRDVKPGEMIIFENGKDEFQSIELFKPDPRICAFEYIYFARPDSVIEGKSVYDVRKNMGAALAKQSGIKADFVVPVPDSGVPAALGYANESKIPFELAIVRNHYVGRTFIEPTQAMRNLKVKLKLNPMSSILKGKSIVVVDDSIVRGTTSKKIVELLRSAGAKEIHFRVACPELKFPERYGIDTPSFEELISYKMNKDEVCKFIGADTLEFLNLKDLVSSIGNERKYSLVSFNGDYFIK, from the coding sequence ATGTGCGCTGTAGTAGGAGTGGTTAATTCAAAAAATGCGGCAAAAACAGCTTATTATGCCCTGTTTGCAATGCAGCACAGAGGTCAAGAGGCAAGCGGAATAAGCGCTAGTGATAACGGATATATTAGAACTATAAAGGCCACAGGACTTGTTACCGATGTTTTTGACGAGAAAAGCTTTGAAATTTTAAAGGGTGATATGGCGATAGGACACAACCGCTACTCGACTGCAGGAAGCGGCTCTATAGACGATGCACAACCGATATCCGCCAACTACAATCTAGGCTCAATCTCACTGGTTCATAACGGAAATTTAATAAATAAAGATGAAATTCGCCAAGCCCTCATAGACGAAGGAGCGATCTTTCAGTCAAATATGGATACAGAAAACATTATCCATCTAATAGCAAGAAGCAAGAAAAAACATCTAAAAGATCGTATTACAGAGGCTTTAAAAAAAATTATAGGTGCATATTGCCTCATAATTCAATCCAGACATAAAATTTTTGCCGTGCGTGATAAATATGGCGTAAGACCTCTATCTATAGGCAAACTAAAAGACGGAGGATACATAATAGCCAGCGAAACTTGTGCCTTTGATCTCGTGGGAGCTAAATTTATAAGAGATGTAAAACCAGGAGAGATGATAATATTTGAAAACGGCAAAGACGAGTTTCAAAGCATAGAACTATTTAAGCCAGATCCTAGAATTTGTGCGTTTGAATACATCTACTTCGCACGCCCGGATAGCGTCATAGAGGGAAAAAGCGTATATGACGTGCGTAAAAATATGGGTGCTGCCCTAGCCAAACAAAGCGGCATAAAGGCTGATTTCGTAGTGCCTGTGCCTGACAGCGGAGTTCCTGCGGCTCTTGGATATGCAAATGAGAGCAAGATACCTTTTGAACTTGCTATAGTAAGAAACCACTATGTAGGACGCACTTTCATTGAGCCTACTCAAGCGATGAGAAATCTTAAGGTCAAGCTCAAGCTAAATCCTATGTCAAGCATACTAAAAGGCAAGAGCATAGTGGTAGTGGATGATAGTATAGTTAGAGGCACTACGAGTAAAAAGATAGTAGAGCTACTTCGCTCTGCGGGAGCTAAAGAGATACACTTTAGAGTCGCTTGCCCAGAGCTTAAATTTCCTGAACGCTACGGTATCGACACTCCAAGCTTTGAAGAGCTTATCAGTTATAAGATGAATAAAGATGAGGTATGTAAATTTATAGGAGCCGATACTCTTGAGTTTTTAAACCTCAAAGATCTTGTAAGCAGTATAGGCAATGAGCGAAAATACTCGCTTGTAAGTTTTAATGGGGATTATTTTATAAAATAA
- a CDS encoding prohibitin family protein: MPADLNDYFNKKNNSSGGSNNGPKLNFKAPNLPKNFGKMSGLAYVIIVIIAILAITQPFVVINSGEVGIKATAGKYDPNPMQPGFHFFIPGIQRVIIVDTRVRLINYTSGEDMGETQKFSTQSQAGIIRKNSISVLDARNLPVSIDITVQYRLNPENAPQTIAAWGLSWESKIVDPVVRDVVRSVTGKYTAEELPTKRNEIAAQIDEGIRKDIDSQPNRPVELLTVQLREIILPEKVKEQIERVQIAKQEAERTKYEVERANQEALKKAALAEGTAKAAIIEAKGKADAVKIEADAQAYANKEVAKSLDQNLLELKQIEIQGKFNEALRENSDAKIFLTPGGSVPNIWVDTKDKARQSAIER, translated from the coding sequence ATGCCAGCAGATTTAAATGATTATTTTAATAAAAAGAACAATAGTAGCGGCGGAAGCAATAACGGTCCAAAGCTGAATTTCAAGGCACCAAATTTACCAAAGAATTTTGGAAAAATGTCAGGACTTGCTTACGTTATCATAGTTATCATAGCTATTTTAGCTATTACTCAGCCTTTTGTGGTTATAAACTCGGGCGAAGTAGGCATTAAGGCTACAGCAGGTAAATATGATCCAAACCCAATGCAACCGGGCTTTCACTTCTTTATACCAGGAATTCAAAGAGTTATAATCGTAGATACCAGAGTTCGCCTTATAAACTATACTTCAGGTGAGGATATGGGTGAGACACAAAAATTTTCAACCCAATCTCAAGCGGGAATTATTCGCAAAAACTCAATTTCGGTTTTGGACGCTAGAAACCTTCCTGTAAGCATAGATATCACCGTTCAATACCGCTTAAATCCGGAAAATGCACCTCAAACAATCGCTGCTTGGGGTCTTAGCTGGGAAAGCAAAATAGTAGATCCTGTAGTGCGAGATGTGGTAAGAAGTGTAACTGGTAAATATACAGCCGAAGAGCTTCCTACTAAGAGAAATGAGATAGCTGCTCAAATAGATGAGGGAATTCGCAAAGATATCGACTCTCAGCCAAATAGGCCGGTAGAGCTGCTTACCGTTCAACTTAGAGAGATCATCTTACCTGAAAAGGTAAAAGAGCAAATTGAGCGCGTTCAAATCGCTAAACAAGAGGCGGAGAGAACCAAATACGAAGTAGAGCGTGCAAACCAAGAAGCGCTTAAAAAGGCCGCTCTTGCAGAAGGAACCGCAAAGGCAGCTATCATAGAGGCTAAAGGTAAGGCTGATGCGGTTAAGATAGAAGCCGATGCTCAAGCGTATGCAAATAAAGAGGTTGCCAAGAGTTTGGATCAAAATTTGCTAGAGTTAAAACAAATAGAGATTCAGGGTAAATTTAACGAAGCTTTGCGTGAAAATAGCGATGCTAAAATTTTCTTAACACCTGGAGGATCGGTACCAAATATTTGGGTTGATACAAAAGACAAGGCAAGACAATCGGCTATTGAGCGTTAG